The Myxococcaceae bacterium JPH2 genome has a window encoding:
- a CDS encoding MFS transporter codes for MKLHTAALRAMSAEGLPRTYWVLWTGTLVNRLGSFVIPFLALYLTRERGFTPEQAGLIVSLNGLGAMFAAPLGGTLADRLGRRITLAGGLWAGACAMLLLGFSRHPAQIAAAAFLLGLLGELYRPAVSATVADVVPPADRPRAYGLLYWVVNVGYALAIPMAGLMAGQSYQRLFVIDAITTSLYGVIIWVMVPETRPQQAREQARHAHGSPLAAMLRPFRDPVYAAFCLPIFVTALLFHQNQMALPLDLAAKGLTPAQYGTVLAVNGVLIVTLQPFVGRVQRGHRRSVLLAIACALTGLGFGLHALSTNVPLAMMAVAVWTLGEMAQSPVAATVVADLAPPEIRGSYQGAYHMMWGLASCVAPALGGWTLGRYGSGTLWLMCLTLGLGAAGWHLAIAGARGRRLRGEHAEPRLQLD; via the coding sequence CGCGGAGGGCCTGCCCCGCACCTACTGGGTGCTGTGGACAGGCACCCTCGTCAACCGGCTGGGTTCCTTCGTCATCCCCTTCCTCGCGCTGTACCTCACGCGCGAGCGCGGCTTCACGCCCGAGCAGGCGGGGCTCATCGTCTCGCTCAACGGGCTCGGCGCCATGTTCGCGGCGCCCCTGGGCGGCACGCTCGCGGACCGGCTGGGTCGCCGCATCACCCTCGCGGGCGGCTTGTGGGCGGGCGCCTGCGCCATGCTGCTGCTGGGCTTCTCCCGTCACCCCGCGCAGATCGCCGCGGCGGCCTTCCTGCTGGGGCTCTTGGGCGAGCTGTATCGCCCCGCCGTGTCCGCCACCGTCGCGGACGTGGTGCCGCCCGCGGACCGGCCGCGCGCATATGGCCTGCTCTACTGGGTGGTGAACGTGGGCTACGCGCTCGCCATCCCCATGGCCGGCCTCATGGCGGGCCAGAGCTACCAGCGCCTCTTCGTCATCGACGCCATCACCACGTCGCTCTACGGCGTCATCATCTGGGTCATGGTGCCGGAGACGCGGCCCCAGCAGGCGCGCGAGCAGGCCCGCCACGCCCACGGCTCGCCGCTGGCCGCCATGCTGCGCCCCTTCCGAGACCCGGTGTACGCGGCCTTCTGTCTGCCCATCTTCGTCACCGCGCTGCTCTTCCATCAGAACCAGATGGCGCTGCCGCTGGACCTCGCCGCCAAGGGGCTCACGCCCGCGCAGTACGGGACGGTGCTCGCCGTCAACGGCGTGCTCATCGTCACGCTCCAGCCCTTCGTGGGACGCGTCCAGCGCGGCCACCGCCGCTCCGTGCTCCTGGCCATCGCGTGCGCGCTGACGGGCCTGGGCTTCGGCCTGCATGCGCTGTCCACCAACGTGCCGCTGGCGATGATGGCCGTGGCCGTGTGGACGCTGGGCGAGATGGCCCAGTCCCCCGTGGCCGCCACCGTCGTCGCGGACCTGGCGCCGCCCGAGATTCGCGGCAGCTACCAGGGCGCCTACCACATGATGTGGGGGCTGGCCTCGTGCGTGGCGCCCGCGCTGGGCGGGTGGACGCTGGGCCGCTACGGCTCGGGCACGCTGTGGCTCATGTGCCTGACGCTCGGCCTGGGCGCGGCGGGCTGGCACCTGGCCATCGCGGGGGCCCGGGGGCGGCGCCTGCGAGGCGAGCACGCCGAACCGCGCCTGCAACTGGACTGA